The proteins below come from a single Panicum hallii strain FIL2 chromosome 7, PHallii_v3.1, whole genome shotgun sequence genomic window:
- the LOC112898760 gene encoding B-box zinc finger protein 20-like isoform X3, whose product MKVQCDVCAAEAASVFCCADEAALCDACDRRVHRANKLAGKHRRFSLLHPTSSTAQTKPPLCDICQERRGFLFCKEDRAILCRECDVPVHTASEMTRRHSRFLLTGVRLSSAPVDSPAASEEEDQEEENSGSPCNADSCSGAGATATASASDGSSISEYLTKTLPGWHVEDFLVDDASAGALGACSDDALYDYQGEQGQIGGLLQDAYTPWTGREQLLADVVVTADERASRERWVPQMHAEFAGSKRPPERRLPARTGETEKLAVFSAR is encoded by the exons atgaAGGTGCAGTGCGACGTGTGCGCGGCCGAGGCGGCCTCCGTCTTCTGCTGCGCCGACGAGGCCGCGCTGTGCGACGCGTGCGACCGCCGCGTCCACCGCGCCAACAAGCTCGCTGGGAAGCACCGTCGCTTCTCCCTCCTCCACCCGACGTCCTCGACCGCGCAGACGAAGCCGCCGCTCTGCGACATCTGCCAG GAGCGGAGGGGGTTCTTGTTCTGCAAGGAGGACAGGGCGATCCTGTGCcgggagtgcgacgtgccggtGCACACCGCGAGCGAGATGACGCGGCGGCACAGCCGGTTCCTGCTCACCGGCGTGCGCCTCTCGTCGGCGCCGGTGGACTCCCCCGCCGCGTCAGAAGAGGAGGATCAGGAGGAGGAGAACAGCGGCAGCCCCTGCAACGCCGACTCCtgcagcggcgccggcgccaccgCCACGGCGAGCGCGAGCGACGGGAGCAGCATCTCCGAGTACCTGACCAAGACGCTGCCCGGGTGGCACGTCGAGGACTTCCTCGTCGACGACGCGTCCGCCGGCGCCCTCGGCGCCTGCTCCGACGACGCCCTCTATGACTATCAG GGAGAGCAAGGGCAGATCGGCGGGTTGCTGCAGGATGCTTACACGCCGTGGACGGGGCGGGAGCAGCTGCTCGCCGACGTCGTCGTCACCGCCGACGAGCGGGCCAGCCGGGAGCGGTGGGTGCCGCAGATGCACGCGGAGTTCGCCGGCAGCAAGCGGCCCCCCGAGCGTCGCCTCCCTGCCCGTACTGGTGAAACTGAAAAGCTCGCCGTCTTTTCAgcaagatga
- the LOC112898760 gene encoding B-box zinc finger protein 20-like isoform X2 gives MKVQCDVCAAEAASVFCCADEAALCDACDRRVHRANKLAGKHRRFSLLHPTSSTAQTKPPLCDICQERRGFLFCKEDRAILCRECDVPVHTASEMTRRHSRFLLTGVRLSSAPVDSPAASEEEDQEEENSGSPCNADSCSGAGATATASASDGSSISEYLTKTLPGWHVEDFLVDDASAGALGACSDDALYDYQQGEQGQIGGLLQDAYTPWTGREQLLADVVVTADERASRERWVPQMHAEFAGSKRPPERRLPARTGETEKLAVFSAR, from the exons atgaAGGTGCAGTGCGACGTGTGCGCGGCCGAGGCGGCCTCCGTCTTCTGCTGCGCCGACGAGGCCGCGCTGTGCGACGCGTGCGACCGCCGCGTCCACCGCGCCAACAAGCTCGCTGGGAAGCACCGTCGCTTCTCCCTCCTCCACCCGACGTCCTCGACCGCGCAGACGAAGCCGCCGCTCTGCGACATCTGCCAG GAGCGGAGGGGGTTCTTGTTCTGCAAGGAGGACAGGGCGATCCTGTGCcgggagtgcgacgtgccggtGCACACCGCGAGCGAGATGACGCGGCGGCACAGCCGGTTCCTGCTCACCGGCGTGCGCCTCTCGTCGGCGCCGGTGGACTCCCCCGCCGCGTCAGAAGAGGAGGATCAGGAGGAGGAGAACAGCGGCAGCCCCTGCAACGCCGACTCCtgcagcggcgccggcgccaccgCCACGGCGAGCGCGAGCGACGGGAGCAGCATCTCCGAGTACCTGACCAAGACGCTGCCCGGGTGGCACGTCGAGGACTTCCTCGTCGACGACGCGTCCGCCGGCGCCCTCGGCGCCTGCTCCGACGACGCCCTCTATGACTATCAG CAGGGAGAGCAAGGGCAGATCGGCGGGTTGCTGCAGGATGCTTACACGCCGTGGACGGGGCGGGAGCAGCTGCTCGCCGACGTCGTCGTCACCGCCGACGAGCGGGCCAGCCGGGAGCGGTGGGTGCCGCAGATGCACGCGGAGTTCGCCGGCAGCAAGCGGCCCCCCGAGCGTCGCCTCCCTGCCCGTACTGGTGAAACTGAAAAGCTCGCCGTCTTTTCAgcaagatga
- the LOC112898760 gene encoding B-box zinc finger protein 20-like isoform X1, which yields MKVQCDVCAAEAASVFCCADEAALCDACDRRVHRANKLAGKHRRFSLLHPTSSTAQTKPPLCDICQVPIGRFRCCLLLKPIDGGRGANNGVWPWTCVQERRGFLFCKEDRAILCRECDVPVHTASEMTRRHSRFLLTGVRLSSAPVDSPAASEEEDQEEENSGSPCNADSCSGAGATATASASDGSSISEYLTKTLPGWHVEDFLVDDASAGALGACSDDALYDYQQGEQGQIGGLLQDAYTPWTGREQLLADVVVTADERASRERWVPQMHAEFAGSKRPPERRLPARTGETEKLAVFSAR from the exons atgaAGGTGCAGTGCGACGTGTGCGCGGCCGAGGCGGCCTCCGTCTTCTGCTGCGCCGACGAGGCCGCGCTGTGCGACGCGTGCGACCGCCGCGTCCACCGCGCCAACAAGCTCGCTGGGAAGCACCGTCGCTTCTCCCTCCTCCACCCGACGTCCTCGACCGCGCAGACGAAGCCGCCGCTCTGCGACATCTGCCAGGTACCTATTGGCCGTTTCCGCTGTTGCTTGCTTCTGAAACCGATCGATGGTGGACGTGGTGCTAATAACGGAGTGTGGCCGTGGACTTGCGTGCAGGAGCGGAGGGGGTTCTTGTTCTGCAAGGAGGACAGGGCGATCCTGTGCcgggagtgcgacgtgccggtGCACACCGCGAGCGAGATGACGCGGCGGCACAGCCGGTTCCTGCTCACCGGCGTGCGCCTCTCGTCGGCGCCGGTGGACTCCCCCGCCGCGTCAGAAGAGGAGGATCAGGAGGAGGAGAACAGCGGCAGCCCCTGCAACGCCGACTCCtgcagcggcgccggcgccaccgCCACGGCGAGCGCGAGCGACGGGAGCAGCATCTCCGAGTACCTGACCAAGACGCTGCCCGGGTGGCACGTCGAGGACTTCCTCGTCGACGACGCGTCCGCCGGCGCCCTCGGCGCCTGCTCCGACGACGCCCTCTATGACTATCAG CAGGGAGAGCAAGGGCAGATCGGCGGGTTGCTGCAGGATGCTTACACGCCGTGGACGGGGCGGGAGCAGCTGCTCGCCGACGTCGTCGTCACCGCCGACGAGCGGGCCAGCCGGGAGCGGTGGGTGCCGCAGATGCACGCGGAGTTCGCCGGCAGCAAGCGGCCCCCCGAGCGTCGCCTCCCTGCCCGTACTGGTGAAACTGAAAAGCTCGCCGTCTTTTCAgcaagatga
- the LOC112901304 gene encoding COBRA-like protein 7, whose translation MGMGRFVFVLLVFSCCSSSRFADAYDPMDPNGDITIDWDFQSLDVKAANTYTVMVSIHNRQLYRHIERPGWRLSWSWAGKEVIWDTRGAEATEQGDCSRVGGGSRPHCCQKRPVMVDLPPGTPFNQQVANCCRGGVLSSLSQNNLTSTAAFQMVVGEYAAARDGGSKEPEMPWGFDIGVPGYSCSNATKVPPTRSKVDRNRHVQVLLTWRVTCSYSQYREAGVQSCCVSLSTFYSSGIVPCPRCSCGCQGSPTSPQCVSGGEPAPPPPAGGGDDDDEPAAPLIRCSEHMCPIRVHWHVKVNYRRYWRVKVTVSNYNLVRNYSDWNLVLQHPNLRSLTQLFSFNYKPLVEYGTYNDTGMFWGIRYYNEMLLQDGNVQTEMILEKSEGEFTFSGGWAFPRRVYFDGHECVMPPADQYPALPNGAAATRGQSSLAAGACMVLLSFLALV comes from the exons ATGGGGATGGGGCGCTTCGTCTTCGTCCTGCTCGTCTTCTCGTGCTGTTCTTCCTCCCGATTTGCAG ATGCCTATGACCCGATGGATCCAAACGGGGACATCACGATCGACTGGGATTTCCAGAGCCTCGACGTCAAGGCCGCGAACACGTACACG GTCATGGTGAGCATCCACAACCGCCAGCTGTACCGCCACATCGAGCGGCCGGGGTGGCGGCTGAGCTGGAGCTGggccggcaaggaggtgatctGGGACACGAGGGGCGCGGAGGCGACGGAGCAGGGCGACTGCTCCCGCGTCGGCGGCGGGAGCCGCCCGCACTGCTGCCAGAAGCGGCCCGTCATGGTGGACCTGCCGCCCGGCACGCCGTTCAACCAGCAGGTCGCCAACTGCTGCCGCGGCGGCGTGCTGTCATCCCTCTCTCAGAACAACCTCACGTCCACGGCCGCGTTCCAGATGGTCGTCGGCGAGTACGCCGCCGCCAGGGACGGCGGCAGCAAGGAGCCCGAGATGCCGTGGGGCTTCGACATCGGCGTGCCGGGGTACTCGTGCAGCAACGCCACCAAGGTGCCCCCGACCAGGAGCAAGGTCGACAGGAACCGCCACGTCCAAGTGCTCC TGACGTGGCGGGTGACCTGCTCGTACTCGCAGTACCGGGAGGCGGGGGTGCAGTCGTGCTGCGTGTCCCTGTCGACGTTCTACAGCAGCGGCATCGTGCCATGCCCGCGCTGCAGCTGCGGCTGCCAAGGCTCCCCGACGTCGCCGCAGTGCGTCAGCGGCGGTGAgccggcgccgcccccgccggcgggcggcggcgacgacgacgacgagccgGCCGCGCCGCTAATCCGGTGCTCCGAGCACATGTGCCCGATCCGGGTGCACTGGCACGTGAAGGTGAACTACCGGAGGTACTGGCGGGTGAAGGTGACGGTGAGCAACTACAACCTGGTGAGGAACTACAGCGACTGGAACCTGGTGCTGCAGCACCCCAACCTGCGCAGCCTGACGCAGCTCTTCAGCTTCAACTACAAGCCCCTCGTCGAGTACGGCACCTACA ACGACACGGGGATGTTCTGGGGGATACGGTACTACAACGAGATGCTGCTGCAGGACGGGAACGTGCAGACGGAGATGATACTGGAGAAGAGCGAGGGCGAGTTCACCTTCTCGGGGGGCTGGGCGTTCCCGAGGAGGGTCTACTTCGACGGGCACGAGTGCGTCATGCCGCCGGCGGACCAGTACCCAGCGCTGCCCAAcggagcggcggcgacgcgggggCAGTCGTCGCTGGCCGCCGGCGCTTGCATGGTGCTGCTGTCTTTCTTAGCTCTGGTGTAG